In Providencia zhijiangensis, a single window of DNA contains:
- a CDS encoding AAA family ATPase — protein MKICIIGISGAGKTTLAQKLSEEFSLPAYGYDEIYWDKTQTEYVKNTPETMKSLISEIKSKESWIMEGSYDKRLAPFFADSSLIIRLNIPYRVCAYRIIKRFFISQLKGVRPKETFMNTIELLRFAKQFDQRLDDFFATNPMFAEKVKVVHDAQSCFHEITNHATSHNH, from the coding sequence GTGAAAATTTGCATTATTGGTATATCGGGAGCAGGAAAAACAACGCTCGCTCAAAAGTTATCGGAAGAATTTAGTCTCCCCGCATATGGTTATGATGAAATTTATTGGGATAAAACCCAAACGGAGTACGTTAAAAATACGCCGGAAACTATGAAGTCGCTGATTTCGGAGATCAAATCTAAAGAAAGCTGGATAATGGAAGGCTCTTATGACAAGCGTTTAGCGCCTTTTTTTGCCGATAGCTCATTAATTATTAGGCTCAACATTCCTTATCGAGTTTGCGCGTATCGGATCATTAAACGCTTTTTTATATCGCAATTAAAGGGTGTGCGACCAAAAGAAACCTTCATGAATACGATAGAGCTACTGCGTTTCGCTAAGCAATTTGATCAGCGATTGGATGATTTTTTTGCAACTAATCCGATGTTTGCCGAAAAAGTGAAGGTTGTGCATGATGCACAATCATGTTTTCATGAAATTACCAACCATGCAACATCGCATAATCATTAA
- a CDS encoding YdbH family protein has translation MKRAIKILFFLLGVSVVLLIILWTTLTRWAPVVAKHFLPTPVTLSLSEPQLVNHQIRFPSVGLSANNCSLATVTDARISFFPIRAKVDGLDVNAECLDGIKTSEESPSSPINITEILDAIPQFSLVIDKITLHSWEQYQGSLWLRSTADSPLMLDYQGKNVRVSSFVNSQNQLIVQQFSATLPQSTLALEELQALDQNKPQEEPQHIELTAQLALPLTTAQLPETGDIEAQFKLIELNKRLNTKLHWQRDQGLLTVTDLEQQQELFHLPWQVSSSQVTVTDGQWRWNDGQIPLHGGIAFQIDNWNQTLSEFVVSGRLNMLTDAKKGKANLVLTLEPSRINLLDADIDFRLNGQVKYDDMVLDINLPAKIAGQLVSPTVAFMPGSLLRAYGRVSPTILLREIRLPLAGTRLNADGISGRLQAILKVKEQYWGDFDIHLDGSANKFNIDKGKWFWNYWGNAQLPALAARWDVKGNGSWQDTQLTLNSLNTGFDQIKYGLLSMSAPRLKLTSPLVWQRDHAKADFYGALQLTSNRMLFGADSYLPKITANAELKGTSPASFQLKGDLSTRQVGPIVIFGRWDGERLRGEARWPEQSVKAFQTLIPKDLGIELREGKLFSQAAFSMTPENGFIAGGHWRVQNTSLWMKDGELNGLDFVLPWKLHNSTWTLGEKSPVELRIKHVSNLFEFTDIKADLSGTYPPTETHPIQLSNVGFKMLGGEINLDLLRWPQNKPATISVHQVELSELFTKLKVSQFAVSGRVNGELPFYLNNPDWIIKGGWMENNGPLTLRLDTNFVESIAKDNISAGSAIGWLQYLEIQRSRTDVNVTNLGLLTMSTILEGYNTKEAKKREVHLNYHHEENIFQLWRSLRFGTGLEEWLEKNI, from the coding sequence ATGAAACGGGCAATAAAAATACTGTTTTTCTTATTAGGGGTGAGTGTTGTGCTCCTAATCATATTATGGACAACATTAACCCGTTGGGCGCCCGTTGTTGCTAAACATTTTTTACCCACACCAGTGACACTGTCACTTTCTGAACCACAACTTGTTAATCATCAAATTAGATTCCCGAGTGTGGGATTAAGTGCAAATAATTGTTCTCTTGCAACAGTAACGGATGCCCGAATCTCTTTTTTCCCGATTAGGGCCAAAGTTGATGGGCTTGATGTTAATGCGGAATGTTTGGATGGAATCAAAACGAGTGAGGAGTCACCAAGTTCTCCTATAAACATCACCGAGATACTGGATGCTATCCCTCAATTTTCACTCGTCATTGATAAGATCACACTGCATTCTTGGGAGCAGTATCAAGGTAGTTTATGGTTACGCAGTACCGCTGATTCTCCACTTATGTTGGATTATCAAGGGAAAAATGTACGGGTTTCTTCTTTTGTTAATTCGCAAAATCAACTGATTGTGCAGCAATTTTCGGCAACATTACCTCAGAGCACATTAGCGTTAGAAGAGTTGCAAGCTCTGGATCAAAATAAGCCACAAGAAGAGCCTCAACATATTGAATTAACAGCGCAATTGGCTTTACCTCTGACGACGGCTCAACTGCCCGAAACGGGAGATATCGAAGCCCAATTTAAGCTTATTGAGTTAAATAAACGCTTAAATACAAAACTGCATTGGCAGCGCGATCAAGGCTTACTGACCGTTACAGATCTTGAGCAGCAACAAGAATTATTCCATCTTCCATGGCAGGTTTCATCATCACAAGTGACCGTAACGGATGGGCAATGGCGCTGGAATGATGGACAAATTCCACTTCATGGTGGAATTGCATTTCAAATTGATAACTGGAATCAAACCCTGAGTGAGTTTGTGGTTTCAGGACGTTTGAACATGTTGACTGATGCGAAAAAAGGAAAAGCTAACTTAGTCCTTACGCTTGAGCCTAGTCGTATCAATCTCCTCGATGCGGATATTGATTTTAGACTCAACGGTCAAGTGAAATACGATGACATGGTACTGGATATCAATTTGCCAGCGAAAATTGCAGGCCAGTTGGTTTCACCCACCGTCGCATTTATGCCTGGTTCGTTATTGAGAGCCTATGGGCGGGTTTCACCGACGATTCTGTTACGAGAAATACGCTTACCTTTGGCGGGTACGCGTTTAAATGCCGACGGAATTTCGGGGCGCTTACAAGCAATTTTAAAGGTAAAAGAACAATATTGGGGTGACTTTGATATTCATCTCGATGGCAGTGCGAATAAGTTTAATATTGATAAAGGTAAATGGTTCTGGAATTACTGGGGTAATGCTCAGCTGCCTGCGTTAGCGGCTCGTTGGGATGTTAAAGGCAACGGCAGTTGGCAAGATACACAATTAACGCTCAATAGCTTAAATACGGGATTTGACCAAATTAAATATGGTTTACTCTCCATGTCTGCTCCACGTCTTAAATTGACATCCCCGTTGGTTTGGCAGCGTGATCACGCAAAAGCGGATTTTTATGGCGCATTACAATTAACCAGTAATCGAATGTTATTTGGTGCAGATAGCTATTTGCCTAAAATTACGGCAAATGCGGAACTTAAGGGTACATCCCCAGCCAGTTTTCAGTTGAAAGGGGATTTAAGTACCCGACAAGTAGGGCCTATTGTTATATTTGGACGCTGGGACGGTGAACGTCTGCGTGGTGAAGCACGTTGGCCGGAGCAGTCAGTTAAAGCATTTCAGACATTAATTCCGAAAGACCTAGGTATTGAATTACGTGAAGGTAAACTATTTTCTCAAGCTGCTTTTTCCATGACTCCAGAAAATGGTTTTATTGCTGGTGGACATTGGCGAGTGCAAAATACGAGCTTATGGATGAAGGATGGTGAGCTTAATGGTTTGGATTTTGTCTTACCGTGGAAATTACATAATAGTACGTGGACATTAGGTGAGAAATCACCCGTTGAATTACGCATTAAGCACGTCTCGAATTTGTTTGAATTCACCGATATCAAAGCTGATTTATCAGGAACGTATCCGCCAACGGAGACTCATCCGATCCAGCTTAGCAATGTTGGTTTTAAAATGTTAGGCGGGGAAATCAATCTCGATTTACTGCGCTGGCCACAAAATAAACCGGCAACAATTAGTGTTCATCAAGTGGAGCTTAGCGAGCTATTCACAAAACTAAAAGTTTCACAATTTGCTGTTTCTGGTCGAGTAAATGGTGAGTTGCCATTTTACCTTAATAATCCTGATTGGATTATTAAAGGGGGATGGATGGAAAATAACGGGCCTTTGACATTACGCTTAGATACCAATTTTGTGGAGTCTATTGCCAAAGATAATATTTCAGCAGGATCGGCGATTGGATGGCTACAATATCTTGAAATTCAACGCAGTCGTACCGATGTGAATGTCACAAACTTGGGATTACTCACCATGTCGACTATTCTTGAAGGGTATAACACTAAAGAAGCCAAGAAGCGTGAAGTTCACTTAAATTATCACCATGAAGAGAATATTTTTCAGTTATGGCGCAGTTTACGTTTTGGTACTGGCTTAGAAGAATGGCTCGAAAAGAATATATAA
- a CDS encoding YnbE family lipoprotein has protein sequence MMMAMASLLTACLRVEVATPDKPININMNVKIEHEIQIKADRQVEELLKENSDLFGEVPAK, from the coding sequence ATGATGATGGCAATGGCGTCGCTATTAACGGCATGTTTACGCGTAGAAGTCGCTACGCCAGATAAGCCAATTAACATCAATATGAATGTTAAGATTGAACATGAAATCCAAATTAAAGCTGACCGACAAGTCGAAGAATTATTAAAGGAAAACAGCGATCTATTCGGTGAGGTACCTGCAAAATGA
- a CDS encoding YdbL family protein, which produces MINWFKVVTLCSTLSIFSAFALTVEEGKTHGMVGETLSGYLAVIDQSSADAKQLVEHINAERKNRYTEIADKNGLKTNDVARMAGQKLVERAPTGEYVRGINGQWMQKK; this is translated from the coding sequence ATGATAAACTGGTTTAAAGTCGTCACGTTATGTTCCACATTAAGCATATTTTCTGCATTTGCTCTGACGGTGGAAGAAGGTAAAACTCACGGTATGGTGGGAGAAACCTTATCGGGATATTTGGCGGTAATTGACCAAAGTAGTGCAGATGCAAAGCAATTGGTTGAACATATCAATGCCGAAAGAAAAAATCGATATACAGAAATTGCAGATAAAAATGGGCTTAAAACCAATGATGTCGCAAGAATGGCTGGGCAGAAATTAGTTGAACGGGCGCCGACGGGAGAATATGTACGCGGTATTAATGGGCAATGGATGCAGAAAAAATAA
- a CDS encoding FMN-dependent NADH-azoreductase: MSKVLLLKSSILADYSHSNKMADYFVQQWQEKNPADEFTVRDLVNQPIPAIDGEILAAFAPTDTKTAQQQAHLDLSNQLIDEIKQSDVLVITAPMYNFSVPSQLKHYFDFIARSGHTFKYTEQGSVGLLNNKRAYVLTSRGGIYKDTPTDTMVPYITLFLNFIGITDIEFVFAEGTALSAESAEKAQSHAKNHIDLLIA, from the coding sequence ATGAGTAAAGTATTACTATTGAAATCAAGCATTTTGGCAGATTATTCACACAGCAATAAAATGGCTGATTATTTTGTACAACAGTGGCAAGAAAAAAATCCCGCTGATGAATTTACAGTTCGAGATTTAGTTAACCAGCCAATCCCTGCGATTGATGGCGAAATTTTAGCAGCTTTTGCACCTACTGACACTAAAACCGCGCAGCAACAAGCACATTTAGACCTATCAAATCAGCTCATTGATGAAATTAAACAAAGTGATGTTCTGGTGATCACAGCGCCAATGTACAACTTTTCCGTGCCATCTCAGTTGAAACATTACTTTGATTTTATCGCCCGTTCTGGGCATACCTTTAAATATACCGAGCAAGGTTCTGTCGGCTTATTAAACAATAAACGGGCTTATGTCCTCACAAGCCGTGGTGGTATTTATAAAGACACCCCAACTGATACGATGGTGCCTTACATTACCCTGTTTTTGAATTTTATCGGTATTACAGATATTGAATTTGTTTTCGCGGAAGGTACCGCATTAAGCGCTGAATCCGCAGAGAAAGCGCAATCACATGCGAAAAACCATATTGATTTACTGATTGCTTAG